In one window of Aulosira sp. FACHB-615 DNA:
- a CDS encoding 3'-5' exonuclease, producing MWTLSVTDTFLNELLNLPQSTSKKVTKAIKILEQDPISAKGDAKKLKGHQNNTYRIRVGDYRVFYSFGQGWVKLLSVRKRDERTYETEIPHFQIPTETPQENVEVQQNKEEATVSQQKSVLTSSPSSSSTHSQITTALPIELTASLLQQWQIPQQYWADILKVDNSEAILELPIPDKLISRILDSLYPRPIEEIEKQPQYILQGTEDLDRFFTGDLSAFLLKLDPEQEKLRDFGGSGPILVKGGPGTGKSTLALYRVQKLLQEGYDSIVFTTYTNALVTYSQQLLEQLLGQSPQNLGVEVITVDSLIYDYYIKNHDKPVFAKQQQCLGCLQSALSTTEIPASNVFDQRVRRQALENLGISYLLQEIQTVIQAWGIITLEEYQSLDRRGRGVALKASIREAIWAVYQNWRSLMTSKGHITTEEMRLQALGEIHQLTQKPYQAIIIDEAQDLSPVSLRFLFALVPNFSGVYLTADASQSLYQRGFSWKQIHSDLKVAGRTLVLKRNYRNTEQIITACTNILEGTEAGDSECLYQEPSRHQGDLPSLLLVDDIEQEIRAIKEFFITAAKKFRFPLHGSAVLCPSNQSGKFYAEKLTKLGLKAKFVSGKEIDLKAPYIKVLTLHSAKGLEFPAVVVVGLKAGQLPHINLQIPIDESNIVINEQKRLFYVACSRAMRALMVCGSAISPSEFVKNLTNTHWEII from the coding sequence ATGTGGACATTATCAGTTACTGATACTTTTCTGAATGAATTATTAAATCTACCTCAAAGTACAAGTAAGAAAGTTACTAAAGCTATCAAAATTTTAGAGCAAGACCCAATCTCTGCTAAAGGAGATGCCAAAAAACTCAAGGGTCATCAAAACAATACTTATCGTATACGCGTAGGAGACTATCGCGTATTTTATAGCTTTGGTCAAGGTTGGGTAAAACTGCTGAGTGTGCGTAAACGAGATGAACGTACTTATGAAACCGAAATTCCTCACTTTCAGATACCCACAGAAACACCTCAAGAAAATGTAGAAGTACAGCAAAATAAGGAAGAAGCAACTGTTAGTCAACAAAAATCTGTATTGACATCTTCACCTTCTAGTTCCTCTACACATTCTCAAATCACCACCGCTTTACCCATTGAACTCACTGCATCATTGCTGCAACAGTGGCAAATTCCTCAACAATACTGGGCAGATATCCTCAAAGTAGATAACTCAGAAGCAATTTTAGAATTACCAATTCCAGATAAACTGATTAGCCGAATACTGGATAGCTTGTATCCTCGCCCCATTGAAGAAATAGAGAAACAGCCACAGTATATTCTTCAAGGAACTGAAGACTTGGATCGGTTCTTCACAGGTGACTTAAGTGCTTTTCTCCTCAAGCTAGATCCTGAACAAGAAAAACTGCGTGATTTCGGTGGAAGTGGCCCTATTCTCGTTAAGGGTGGCCCAGGGACAGGTAAATCTACCCTCGCTCTTTATCGAGTGCAAAAGTTATTACAGGAAGGATACGACTCAATTGTATTCACCACTTACACCAACGCCCTCGTTACTTACTCCCAACAACTTCTAGAACAACTATTGGGACAATCTCCTCAAAATCTAGGTGTAGAAGTCATTACAGTTGATTCTTTGATTTATGACTACTACATTAAAAACCATGACAAACCTGTATTTGCTAAACAGCAACAGTGTTTAGGGTGTTTACAATCAGCCCTCAGCACTACAGAAATTCCTGCCAGTAACGTTTTTGATCAGCGAGTACGACGACAAGCTTTGGAAAATTTAGGGATTTCTTATCTACTTCAAGAAATTCAGACCGTAATTCAAGCTTGGGGCATCATCACCTTGGAAGAATACCAAAGTTTAGATCGTCGCGGTAGAGGAGTAGCTTTAAAAGCCAGCATCCGAGAAGCAATCTGGGCAGTTTACCAAAATTGGCGATCGCTCATGACAAGCAAAGGACATATCACCACAGAAGAAATGCGCTTACAAGCGTTAGGAGAGATTCATCAACTTACCCAAAAACCCTACCAAGCAATCATCATTGATGAAGCTCAAGACTTATCACCCGTATCTTTACGCTTTCTGTTTGCATTAGTACCTAATTTTTCTGGAGTTTACTTAACGGCTGATGCCTCCCAATCACTGTATCAACGGGGCTTCAGTTGGAAACAAATTCATTCCGACTTGAAAGTGGCTGGAAGAACTCTTGTTCTTAAACGTAATTATCGTAATACTGAGCAAATTATTACTGCCTGTACTAATATTCTTGAAGGTACGGAAGCAGGCGATTCTGAATGCTTATATCAAGAACCATCAAGGCATCAAGGAGATTTACCATCTCTATTGCTAGTTGACGATATTGAGCAAGAAATCCGAGCTATTAAAGAGTTTTTCATTACAGCAGCAAAGAAATTCCGCTTTCCTCTCCACGGTAGTGCTGTACTGTGTCCCAGCAATCAATCAGGAAAATTCTACGCGGAAAAGCTTACCAAATTGGGACTTAAAGCCAAATTTGTTTCAGGTAAAGAAATCGACTTAAAAGCACCTTATATAAAAGTTTTAACTTTACATTCTGCTAAAGGTTTAGAGTTTCCTGCTGTTGTGGTTGTTGGATTAAAAGCAGGACAATTACCTCACATAAATCTTCAGATACCTATAGATGAATCAAATATTGTTATTAATGAGCAAAAACGTTTATTTTATGTCGCCTGCTCTCGTGCTATGCGTGCCTTGATGGTCTGCGGCTCTGCTATTTCTCCTTCTGAATTTGTGAAAAACCTAACTAATACCCATTGGGAAATTATTTAA
- a CDS encoding Eco57I restriction-modification methylase domain-containing protein: protein MKTTLTALQIEGNLLAPDMTAQILEGSLKGQSPEDFGFNKTDKLADEIATAWGDAKAYWAAFQRALARLDENNSATSITRELWSVPLLQSLGYDPVYTANAEIVEGQTYAISHRAELGENKPPIHIIGCRLEVDKRPPSGNPRLSAHALVQEYLNKTEHLWAIATNGFRWRLLRDSSLMTRLTYIEFDLEQILQGENFAEFGLFYRLFHRSRLPEGMDDADKCLLEYYHQEARQQGGRVRDRLRDGVEKALIQLGNGFLQHPANENLRQKFTDGSLKDIDYYRQLLRLIYRLLFLMVAESRNLLLIGDDLEKARIYREYYSIERLRELAERPHWRREGFQDLWQGLRVTFLLFDENWRGEVLGLSPLNGDLFGSTTLPALDDCAIDNYDLLVALRHLSLYQDKAQLRRVNYEYLDVEELGSVYESLLDFHPQVLTKGGIYQFALVFGSDRKTSGSYYTPPQLVHQLIKTAIEPVIEDRLAQVRSQTPTPSNPDELRRNLEQGLLNLKICDPACGSGHFLLAAARRVGKELAKVRTGEAEPGSQPLKLAVRDVIQNCIYGVDLNPLAVDLCKVALWIEGFPGKLPLSFLDHRIKCGNSLVGVLDIDCLEKGIPDEAYKAVTGDDKALATQLKKRNKKERENKEQLSIYEDLETKQTHYAKSLRELGNIAELSPQQVREKQARYQQTRKDAEWQRDYLACNLWTGAFFMPLTEENLHLLATTETLTQLLRGNSPAQVTVDTANKLAEEKHFFHWCLEFPEVFEQSGFDCVLGNPPWERIKLQEKEFFASRSTEIANADNKAVRENLIKELPKKNPELAQAWKAAKHDAEAQSKFIRVSGRFPLTAVGDINTYAVFAETVYKIMASPDSQSGIIIPSAIITADTTKEFFSFVATQGHLSTVLDFAEIRDFFMGAGSPDPFCLFSLRKNGDMQTPSEFVFKALKISETQNELRRIKLYPQDFVLVNPNTKTCPVFRTDNDAKLVKKIYTKIPIIENESQPTTPWLHTFKGGLFHMSNDTHLFHESCVNNTLPLYEAKMIYNFDHRFGSYESRGDERGFATLPETPIEKYQDLQYKVTSFYWVSRDEVNQKIGEVWNKDWLIVFRGVTKALNERTAICTIIPKSGVGNSLSLVFLGQPNLLLHSCFVANFNSIIFDYVTRQKMSGVNLNLFIVKQLPVIPPEVYTQQDIKFISSRVLELVYTAWDMQPFAKDMGYDGEPFIWNPNRRALLRAELDAYYAKLYGLTHDELRYILDPADVYGEDFPSETFRVLKNNEIKQFGEYRTQRLVLEAWNKMFG, encoded by the coding sequence ATGAAAACTACATTAACTGCACTTCAAATCGAAGGAAATCTACTAGCTCCAGATATGACTGCCCAAATCTTAGAAGGCAGTCTCAAAGGGCAATCACCTGAAGACTTTGGTTTTAACAAAACTGATAAATTAGCTGATGAAATTGCAACTGCTTGGGGTGATGCTAAAGCATACTGGGCCGCATTCCAACGGGCATTAGCAAGGCTAGATGAAAATAACTCAGCTACAAGTATTACTCGTGAATTATGGTCAGTACCATTACTACAGAGTTTAGGTTACGACCCCGTATATACTGCAAATGCCGAAATCGTAGAGGGGCAAACTTATGCAATTTCCCACCGTGCAGAACTAGGAGAAAATAAACCACCCATTCACATTATTGGTTGTCGGCTAGAAGTCGATAAGCGTCCTCCTAGCGGTAATCCCAGACTATCAGCACACGCACTGGTGCAGGAGTATCTTAACAAGACAGAACATCTGTGGGCGATCGCTACCAATGGTTTTCGTTGGCGGTTACTACGTGATTCTTCTTTGATGACTCGTCTTACTTACATTGAATTTGACTTAGAACAAATCCTTCAAGGTGAGAACTTTGCTGAATTTGGGTTATTTTACCGCTTGTTTCACCGTTCCCGCTTGCCTGAAGGTATGGATGATGCGGATAAGTGTTTGTTGGAATATTATCACCAAGAAGCAAGGCAACAGGGTGGACGGGTACGCGATCGCTTACGGGATGGGGTAGAAAAAGCCTTAATTCAGCTAGGGAATGGTTTTCTACAACATCCTGCAAATGAAAATTTGCGGCAGAAGTTTACAGATGGCAGTTTGAAGGATATTGATTATTACCGTCAATTGTTGCGGTTGATTTATCGTTTACTTTTCCTAATGGTGGCAGAATCCCGCAATTTATTATTAATTGGGGATGATTTAGAGAAAGCACGAATCTACCGAGAATATTACAGTATTGAGCGATTACGAGAGTTAGCCGAAAGACCTCATTGGCGACGGGAGGGTTTTCAAGACTTATGGCAAGGTTTGCGAGTTACTTTCCTACTCTTTGATGAAAACTGGCGCGGAGAAGTATTAGGGTTATCTCCATTAAATGGTGATTTATTTGGTTCTACAACTCTGCCTGCTTTAGATGATTGTGCAATTGATAACTACGATTTATTGGTAGCACTCCGCCATCTATCCTTATATCAAGACAAAGCACAACTGCGGCGAGTTAACTATGAGTACCTGGATGTTGAGGAATTAGGTAGCGTGTATGAAAGTTTACTTGATTTTCATCCGCAAGTATTGACGAAAGGGGGAATATATCAATTCGCGTTAGTCTTTGGTAGCGATCGCAAAACAAGTGGCTCTTACTACACGCCACCGCAATTAGTACACCAGTTAATTAAAACAGCGATAGAACCTGTCATTGAAGATAGATTAGCCCAAGTTCGTAGCCAAACCCCCACCCCATCAAATCCAGATGAACTAAGGCGTAATTTAGAGCAAGGTTTACTTAATCTCAAAATTTGCGATCCTGCTTGCGGTTCAGGACATTTTCTTTTAGCAGCAGCACGTCGTGTTGGTAAAGAACTAGCTAAAGTACGCACTGGGGAAGCAGAACCAGGAAGTCAACCATTAAAATTAGCGGTTCGGGATGTAATTCAAAATTGCATTTATGGAGTAGATTTAAATCCTTTGGCGGTGGATTTGTGCAAGGTGGCTTTATGGATTGAAGGTTTCCCTGGTAAATTACCACTTAGCTTTTTAGACCATAGGATCAAGTGTGGTAATTCCTTGGTAGGGGTATTAGATATTGATTGCCTAGAGAAAGGAATACCCGATGAAGCATATAAGGCTGTAACTGGGGATGATAAAGCATTAGCAACACAGCTTAAAAAGCGAAATAAGAAAGAACGCGAGAACAAAGAGCAACTGTCAATATACGAAGACTTAGAAACTAAGCAGACACACTATGCAAAAAGTCTAAGGGAATTAGGGAATATTGCTGAATTATCACCGCAGCAAGTTAGAGAAAAACAAGCACGATATCAACAAACTCGTAAAGATGCCGAATGGCAACGGGATTATTTAGCTTGTAATTTATGGACTGGGGCATTTTTTATGCCTTTGACTGAAGAGAATTTACACTTGTTAGCAACAACAGAAACCTTAACTCAGCTTTTGCGTGGTAATTCTCCTGCTCAAGTAACAGTAGATACAGCAAATAAATTAGCTGAAGAGAAGCATTTTTTCCATTGGTGCTTAGAGTTTCCTGAAGTTTTTGAACAAAGTGGGTTTGATTGTGTGCTGGGTAATCCACCTTGGGAGCGGATTAAGTTACAAGAAAAAGAATTTTTTGCTTCTCGTAGTACTGAAATAGCTAATGCTGATAATAAAGCAGTACGGGAGAACTTGATTAAAGAATTACCAAAGAAAAACCCTGAGTTAGCGCAAGCCTGGAAAGCAGCGAAACATGATGCTGAGGCGCAGAGTAAGTTTATTCGAGTGTCGGGACGATTTCCATTAACTGCTGTGGGTGACATCAATACTTATGCTGTCTTTGCAGAAACCGTATATAAAATTATGGCTTCACCTGATAGTCAAAGTGGGATTATTATTCCAAGCGCCATTATTACAGCAGATACAACTAAAGAATTTTTTAGTTTTGTTGCAACTCAAGGACATTTATCTACTGTTTTAGATTTTGCAGAAATTAGAGATTTTTTTATGGGTGCAGGAAGTCCAGATCCATTTTGTCTTTTTAGCTTACGAAAAAATGGTGATATGCAAACTCCATCTGAATTTGTTTTTAAAGCTTTAAAAATTTCTGAAACACAAAATGAACTACGAAGGATTAAACTTTATCCTCAAGATTTTGTACTTGTCAATCCCAACACTAAAACTTGCCCAGTTTTTCGCACTGACAATGATGCTAAATTAGTAAAGAAAATTTATACAAAAATACCAATTATAGAAAACGAATCTCAACCAACCACACCTTGGTTACATACATTTAAAGGCGGTTTATTTCATATGAGTAACGATACTCATTTATTTCATGAATCTTGTGTAAATAACACATTGCCTTTATATGAAGCAAAAATGATATATAATTTTGACCATCGCTTTGGATCATACGAATCTAGAGGAGATGAAAGAGGTTTTGCAACTTTACCAGAAACACCAATAGAAAAATATCAAGATTTACAATATAAAGTTACTTCTTTTTATTGGGTATCTAGAGATGAGGTTAACCAAAAAATTGGAGAAGTTTGGAATAAAGACTGGTTAATAGTTTTTAGAGGTGTAACGAAAGCTTTAAACGAAAGAACAGCAATTTGTACTATTATACCAAAATCTGGTGTAGGAAATAGCTTATCTTTAGTTTTTTTAGGACAACCCAATCTTTTACTACATTCTTGTTTTGTTGCAAACTTTAATAGTATTATTTTTGATTATGTAACTCGCCAAAAAATGAGTGGGGTTAATCTAAATCTTTTCATTGTTAAACAACTTCCTGTCATTCCCCCTGAAGTATATACTCAACAAGATATCAAATTTATCAGCAGTCGCGTACTCGAATTAGTCTATACCGCCTGGGATATGCAACCCTTCGCCAAAGATATGGGATACGACGGCGAACCCTTTATTTGGAATCCTAACAGACGCGCATTATTAAGAGCAGAACTAGACGCATATTATGCCAAACTCTACGGACTCACCCATGATGAACTGCGATATATTCTCGACCCTGCTGATGTTTACGGTGAAGACTTCCCCAGCGAAACATTCCGCGTTTTAAAGAACAACGAAATTAAACAGTTTGGTGAATATCGCACCCAAAGATTAGTTTTGGAAGCTTGGAACAAAATGTTTGGATAA
- a CDS encoding helicase-related protein, whose product MTETVNHSPGSIVSCRSRQWVVLPSENQDVIRLRPLSGNEDEIAGIYQKLLERNLEKIESATFPLPQATSVQDHAAALLLMDAARLLLRSGAGPFRCLGRLSLRPRPYQLVPLLMALKLETVKLLIADDVGIGKTVEAGLIARELLDRGEVKRIAVLCPPHLCDQWQQELSEKFHIDAVVVRSGTASKLERGIPNNESIFSYYRHVIVSLDYAKAERRRASFITHCPDLVIVDEAHTCARPNKTTTSQQQRHQLITEIAQKAEQHLVLLTATPHSGIEESFLSLLGLLKPEFEHFNLNGLTEKERDNLANHFVQRRRADVKLWLGNETPFPQRHSEEKSYKLSKEYRELFDDVYDFARGLVKTTTADMSHAQRRGRYWSALALIRCVMSSPAAAIATLNRQVGKSGDRDSLVADLDEDLMSSYVHDPTEQEQAVDASPTVVIEQGQQSYKDTDKRKLKAFVQAAEKLRGDKDQKLQSCIATVDSLLKEEMNPIIWCRYIATANYVADALRQKLEKKGSQIRVIAITGELSEDERETRLEELKSYPQRVLVATDCLSEGVNLQTHFSGVIHYDLPWNPNRLEQREGRIDRYGQTATQVKACLLYGQDNPVDGAVLDVLIRKAVQIHKSLGITVPVPMESTTVAEAVFKSLFERTTEVIQLSLFDFQEESAVDKVHKNWDNAVEREKTNRTRFAQRAIKPEQVEQELIDSDQILGNEQDVERFVISACDRISYSLIKKKQGWLLPQPPDFLKSTLGDKSRLLTFTTPAPEGVEYIGRNHPLVEGLAQYILEDALSLAAEPIAARCGFTTTNAVQKRTTLLLVRLRHLLDSSRRTTEARNTTLLAEECAVIGFTGSPSSPNWLQQLEATRLLQEAKPVSDSGKAIKQGEIAELLPRLEELQPDLEKFASQRAEELLQSHKRVRDITKEGRIRVTPQLPMDVLGVFILHPGRK is encoded by the coding sequence TCAAGCTACTAGCGTACAAGACCATGCTGCTGCACTCTTACTTATGGATGCTGCACGTCTTTTACTCCGTAGCGGAGCCGGGCCTTTTCGCTGTTTAGGACGATTATCTCTGCGTCCCCGTCCTTACCAGTTAGTACCTTTGTTAATGGCTTTAAAGCTAGAAACAGTAAAACTACTGATAGCTGATGATGTAGGCATTGGTAAGACTGTTGAAGCTGGATTGATTGCTCGTGAACTGTTAGACCGAGGCGAAGTCAAACGAATCGCTGTGTTATGTCCACCCCATCTATGTGACCAATGGCAGCAAGAATTAAGCGAAAAGTTTCATATTGATGCAGTAGTAGTACGTTCTGGTACAGCTTCTAAGTTAGAGCGAGGCATACCCAACAATGAGAGTATTTTTAGCTATTACCGCCATGTAATCGTTAGTTTAGACTATGCCAAAGCAGAGCGTCGTCGTGCCAGCTTTATAACTCATTGCCCTGATTTAGTAATTGTTGATGAAGCGCATACTTGCGCCCGTCCAAACAAAACAACAACATCACAGCAACAACGTCACCAGCTAATTACAGAAATTGCCCAAAAAGCAGAACAACATTTAGTATTGCTCACTGCAACTCCTCATAGTGGAATTGAAGAATCTTTTCTGTCATTGCTTGGCTTGTTAAAACCAGAGTTTGAGCATTTCAACCTCAATGGTTTAACAGAGAAAGAACGGGACAATTTAGCCAATCACTTTGTTCAGCGCAGACGAGCAGATGTTAAGCTTTGGCTGGGCAATGAAACTCCTTTTCCTCAAAGGCATTCAGAAGAAAAATCTTACAAATTATCGAAAGAGTACAGAGAATTATTTGATGATGTCTATGACTTCGCTCGTGGTTTAGTAAAAACAACTACGGCAGATATGAGTCATGCTCAACGCCGCGGAAGATACTGGTCGGCGTTGGCTTTGATTCGTTGCGTGATGTCTTCACCTGCTGCGGCGATCGCTACTCTAAACCGACAAGTTGGTAAATCAGGCGATCGCGATTCTTTAGTGGCTGATTTAGACGAAGACCTGATGAGTTCTTACGTCCACGACCCCACAGAACAAGAACAAGCAGTTGACGCATCACCAACTGTAGTCATAGAGCAAGGGCAACAAAGCTACAAAGACACCGATAAACGAAAGTTAAAAGCTTTTGTGCAAGCAGCCGAGAAATTGCGGGGTGATAAAGACCAGAAATTGCAATCTTGTATTGCTACGGTAGACTCTCTGCTCAAAGAAGAGATGAACCCAATTATCTGGTGTCGCTATATTGCTACTGCAAATTATGTAGCTGATGCTCTCAGGCAGAAATTAGAAAAGAAAGGTAGTCAAATTCGGGTAATTGCTATTACTGGGGAACTGTCAGAGGATGAAAGGGAAACTCGTTTGGAAGAGTTAAAATCCTATCCTCAACGGGTACTAGTAGCTACTGACTGTTTGAGTGAAGGAGTAAACTTACAAACCCATTTTAGTGGTGTAATTCACTACGATTTACCCTGGAATCCCAATCGACTTGAGCAAAGGGAAGGACGTATTGACCGCTATGGTCAAACTGCCACTCAGGTAAAAGCTTGTTTGCTTTATGGTCAAGATAACCCTGTTGATGGGGCAGTTTTGGATGTTCTGATTCGGAAAGCTGTGCAGATTCATAAGTCTTTAGGGATTACAGTTCCCGTACCAATGGAAAGCACTACTGTAGCCGAAGCAGTATTCAAATCACTGTTTGAACGTACTACTGAAGTTATTCAGTTATCGCTGTTTGATTTTCAAGAAGAATCTGCGGTTGATAAAGTACATAAGAATTGGGACAACGCCGTAGAACGTGAAAAAACTAATCGTACCCGTTTTGCTCAACGTGCCATCAAACCAGAGCAAGTAGAACAAGAACTCATCGACTCTGACCAGATTTTAGGGAATGAACAAGATGTAGAGCGATTTGTCATTTCTGCTTGCGATCGCATTTCTTATTCTTTGATCAAGAAAAAGCAGGGATGGTTATTACCGCAGCCACCAGATTTTCTTAAATCCACGTTAGGCGATAAGTCCCGTTTACTGACATTTACTACCCCAGCACCAGAAGGCGTGGAATACATAGGACGGAATCACCCTTTGGTAGAAGGTTTAGCGCAATACATTTTAGAAGATGCACTTTCTCTGGCGGCTGAACCAATCGCAGCAAGATGTGGGTTCACTACAACTAATGCTGTTCAAAAGCGCACAACTTTGCTGTTGGTAAGGTTACGGCATTTGCTAGACAGTTCTAGACGTACTACAGAAGCGAGGAATACTACATTACTAGCAGAAGAATGTGCAGTTATCGGGTTTACGGGTTCTCCTTCTAGTCCTAATTGGTTGCAGCAGTTAGAAGCAACTAGATTATTACAAGAAGCAAAGCCAGTCAGCGATTCTGGTAAAGCTATCAAACAGGGAGAAATTGCTGAATTACTTCCCAGGCTAGAAGAACTACAGCCAGATTTAGAAAAGTTTGCCAGCCAAAGGGCGGAAGAATTACTACAAAGCCATAAGCGGGTGAGGGACATTACCAAAGAAGGTCGAATCCGCGTTACTCCTCAATTGCCGATGGATGTTCTCGGTGTTTTTATTCTCCATCCCGGACGTAAGTAA